A region from the uncultured Holophaga sp. genome encodes:
- a CDS encoding 4Fe-4S dicluster domain-containing protein, which yields MGRKVLVINYDVCNGCYNCQVACKDEHCANDWSPIAKPQPDTGQFWNKLKDRVRGQVPKVMITYEHSICQHCDEAPCIKGCKSEAIYKRADGAVIIDPAKCRGNQICMDACPYENVIYFNDSLNIAQKCTFCAHLLDDGWSEPRCVDACPTEAMVFGDEEDPKVKALIARAELLKPELAHIKPRVYYLGLPKKFIAGALYDQEADECLGEVKVTATQVASGATCSTVTDSYGDFWLKGLESGCYTLLFEKPGYLTRKHGPVDVTQVDVNIGDVELWKI from the coding sequence ATGGGCAGAAAGGTTCTGGTCATCAACTACGATGTCTGCAATGGCTGCTACAACTGCCAGGTTGCCTGCAAGGACGAGCACTGTGCCAACGACTGGTCGCCCATCGCCAAGCCCCAGCCGGACACCGGCCAGTTCTGGAACAAGCTCAAGGACCGTGTCCGCGGGCAGGTGCCGAAGGTGATGATCACCTACGAACACAGCATCTGCCAGCACTGCGACGAGGCCCCCTGCATCAAGGGGTGCAAGTCGGAGGCGATCTACAAGCGGGCTGACGGGGCTGTGATCATCGACCCGGCCAAGTGCCGGGGCAACCAGATCTGCATGGATGCCTGTCCTTACGAGAACGTGATCTACTTCAACGACAGCCTCAATATCGCCCAGAAATGCACCTTCTGTGCCCACCTCCTGGATGATGGCTGGTCCGAGCCCCGCTGTGTGGATGCCTGCCCGACGGAGGCCATGGTTTTCGGCGACGAGGAGGATCCCAAGGTCAAGGCCCTCATCGCCAGGGCCGAGCTGCTCAAGCCTGAGCTGGCCCACATCAAGCCGAGGGTCTACTACCTGGGGCTGCCCAAGAAGTTCATCGCCGGCGCCCTCTACGATCAGGAAGCCGACGAGTGTCTGGGCGAGGTCAAGGTGACGGCCACTCAGGTGGCCTCCGGGGCCACCTGCAGCACGGTGACGGACAGCTACGGGGATTTCTGGCTCAAGGGGCTGGAGAGCGGCTGCTACACCCTTCTCTTCGAAAAGCCCGGCTACCTCACAAGGAAGCACGGTCCTGTGGATGTGACCCAGGTGGATGTGAACATTGGGGACGTAGAACTCTGGAAAATCTGA